In a single window of the Serratia quinivorans genome:
- the flk gene encoding Flagellar regulator flk gives MQPLSGPGTPIASDRSPSPDKTTTTDGSPLSPAQRTTLEKLVVKIMALSPAKSAEIWVTLRHDLQTDNNSELLARHFQPAEQLLQNRLAQVQQSHANRQLLQQLTDLLPQGNNRQAVSDFIRQQFGHTVLSQLSHPQLQQVLNLLQTGSLTIPLPQQTTTSDRPLLPAEHQSLQLQVTKLSAATGESPVKIWQTLFDLSGVKTNDPLPARHFQLLNQFLQVKVALSPQTAPTLNNLLAALKHPADPQEQQQLNDYCQSRFHCNAGAPLTHPQMSDLINQLFARRLEKTGPAQPLSGSHAEPQPLLNPLIAALPQPLQKALSKPAVAFILFILVLALVLALVF, from the coding sequence ATGCAACCTTTGAGTGGACCGGGCACCCCGATCGCCAGCGATCGTTCCCCTAGCCCGGACAAAACCACCACCACTGACGGTAGCCCGCTCTCCCCGGCACAACGCACGACGCTGGAGAAGCTGGTCGTCAAGATCATGGCGCTCAGCCCGGCCAAGTCCGCAGAGATCTGGGTCACGCTGCGTCATGACCTGCAAACGGACAACAACAGTGAGCTACTGGCACGCCATTTCCAACCGGCCGAGCAACTGTTGCAAAACCGCCTGGCACAGGTGCAGCAAAGCCATGCCAACCGCCAATTGTTGCAGCAACTCACCGATCTGCTGCCGCAGGGCAATAACCGCCAGGCCGTCAGCGACTTTATTCGCCAGCAGTTTGGCCATACGGTGCTGAGTCAATTGAGCCACCCGCAATTGCAGCAGGTACTGAACCTGTTGCAGACCGGCAGCCTGACCATCCCGCTCCCGCAACAAACCACCACCAGCGATCGTCCGCTGTTGCCTGCCGAACATCAGAGCCTGCAACTGCAGGTGACCAAGCTGAGCGCCGCCACCGGCGAATCACCGGTCAAAATTTGGCAGACGCTATTTGATCTCAGCGGGGTCAAAACCAACGATCCGCTGCCGGCTCGCCATTTTCAACTGCTGAATCAGTTTTTGCAGGTGAAGGTAGCGCTGAGTCCACAAACCGCACCGACGCTGAACAACCTGTTGGCCGCACTGAAACATCCTGCGGATCCGCAGGAGCAGCAACAGTTGAATGACTACTGTCAGTCACGTTTTCACTGCAATGCCGGCGCACCGCTGACCCATCCGCAGATGAGCGACCTGATCAACCAGCTGTTTGCGCGTCGTCTGGAAAAGACCGGCCCGGCACAGCCGCTGTCCGGCAGCCACGCCGAACCGCAGCCGTTGCTCAACCCACTGATTGCCGCCCTGCCCCAACCGCTGCAAAAAGCGCTGAGCAAACCGGCCGTGGCGTTTATCCTGTTTATTCTGGTGCTGGCTCTGGTATTGGCGCTGGTGTTTTAA
- the dsbD_2 gene encoding Thiol:disulfide interchange protein DsbD precursor gives MLNIIRSALACLLLLWLPALQAADSGWLQSPTNDHAKVRLRADTSHSGETRLLLGIELQKGWKTYWRSPGEGGIAPTIAWQGNPPPATWFWPTPQRFDVAGISTQGYHDRVELPMVMKGAVPRQLAGTLTLSTCSNVCILTDYPFSLDLDAPSDAQFTHDFAQAMGQVPIADGLVESIKAGYQNGELQISAERAAGWQQPELFFDTLEDADLGKPKVSSDGTRMFARVPVSDGWGDSAPDLRGKTLTLVIGDGGVAQQVKLPIEGPLASPVAASFSLWQAVLMALAGGLILNLMPCVLPVLGIKLGSILQVEQRDRHSIRLQFLASSFGIVASFMALALLMTLLRLSNQALGWGIQFQNPWFIGFMVLVTLLFSANLFGLFHLQLSSSLNTKLATHNGRGLSGHFWQGAFATLLATPCSAPFLGTAVAFALAAPLPVLWGMFVALGIGMSLPWLLIAAWPALALRLPRPGRWMNSLRLVMGLLMLASSLWLLSLMANHIGGVPTLVVGVIALLALLLVVGWQHGVRLAAKLAAATLVLVGVVLLAGSLTAGLWRQPLHDNVAWQPLSEEAITQALAQNKRVFVDVTADWCVTCKANKFNVLLRDDVQKALSAEDVVALRGDWSRPSAEISAFLQQRGSVAVPFNQIYGLGSRDGVVLSPLLTRDAVLQTLSAAKGNSQ, from the coding sequence ATGTTAAATATCATCAGGTCGGCATTAGCCTGCCTGTTACTGCTGTGGCTACCTGCTTTGCAGGCGGCGGACAGCGGCTGGCTACAAAGCCCGACTAACGATCACGCCAAGGTGCGGCTGCGCGCCGATACCTCGCACAGCGGGGAAACCCGTTTGCTGCTGGGCATAGAGCTGCAAAAAGGCTGGAAAACCTACTGGCGTTCGCCGGGGGAAGGCGGAATTGCGCCGACCATCGCCTGGCAGGGTAATCCACCGCCGGCAACCTGGTTCTGGCCAACGCCGCAGCGTTTTGACGTTGCCGGCATCTCCACCCAGGGTTATCACGATCGGGTTGAGCTGCCGATGGTGATGAAAGGCGCGGTGCCACGTCAGTTGGCGGGCACCTTGACGCTGTCTACCTGCAGTAACGTCTGTATTTTGACCGACTATCCGTTCAGTCTGGATCTGGACGCGCCGTCCGACGCGCAGTTTACCCATGACTTTGCCCAGGCAATGGGGCAGGTACCTATTGCCGATGGGTTGGTGGAGAGCATTAAAGCCGGTTATCAGAACGGGGAACTGCAGATCAGCGCCGAGCGAGCCGCCGGTTGGCAGCAGCCTGAGCTGTTCTTCGATACGCTGGAGGATGCCGATCTCGGCAAGCCGAAGGTCAGCAGCGACGGAACCCGGATGTTCGCGCGGGTGCCGGTGAGTGATGGCTGGGGCGATAGCGCACCGGATCTGCGTGGCAAAACCCTGACGTTGGTGATCGGTGACGGCGGCGTGGCGCAGCAGGTGAAGCTACCTATTGAAGGGCCACTGGCCTCTCCCGTTGCGGCAAGCTTCTCACTGTGGCAGGCGGTGCTGATGGCGCTGGCCGGTGGCCTGATCCTCAACCTGATGCCGTGCGTGCTGCCGGTATTGGGCATCAAGCTGGGCTCTATTTTGCAGGTCGAACAGCGTGATCGGCACAGTATTCGGCTGCAGTTCCTGGCCTCGTCGTTCGGCATTGTGGCGTCATTTATGGCGCTGGCGTTGCTGATGACGCTGCTGCGACTGAGCAACCAGGCGCTTGGCTGGGGCATTCAGTTCCAAAACCCGTGGTTTATCGGTTTTATGGTGCTGGTGACGCTGTTATTCAGCGCTAACCTGTTCGGCCTGTTCCATCTGCAACTTTCCTCTTCGCTGAACACCAAACTGGCGACCCATAACGGCCGTGGCCTGAGTGGGCATTTCTGGCAGGGCGCTTTCGCTACCTTACTGGCGACGCCATGTTCCGCGCCTTTCCTGGGTACCGCGGTGGCCTTTGCTCTGGCAGCACCGCTGCCGGTGCTGTGGGGCATGTTTGTCGCGCTGGGCATCGGGATGAGCCTGCCCTGGCTGTTGATTGCCGCCTGGCCGGCGTTGGCACTGCGTTTACCTCGTCCGGGGCGGTGGATGAACAGCCTGCGGCTGGTGATGGGGTTGCTGATGCTGGCTTCTTCGTTGTGGCTGCTAAGCCTGATGGCCAACCATATCGGTGGCGTCCCGACGCTGGTGGTGGGTGTTATCGCGCTGCTGGCCCTGTTGCTGGTGGTCGGTTGGCAACATGGGGTTCGCCTGGCGGCCAAGCTGGCAGCCGCTACCCTGGTGCTGGTTGGGGTGGTGCTATTGGCCGGTTCGCTGACCGCCGGGCTGTGGCGTCAGCCACTGCATGACAATGTGGCCTGGCAACCGCTGAGCGAGGAGGCGATCACCCAGGCGCTGGCCCAGAACAAACGGGTGTTTGTCGACGTCACCGCTGACTGGTGCGTGACCTGTAAAGCCAACAAATTCAACGTACTGCTGCGCGATGACGTGCAAAAAGCGCTGAGCGCCGAGGACGTTGTCGCACTGCGGGGGGACTGGAGCCGTCCATCGGCCGAAATTAGCGCCTTCCTGCAACAACGCGGCAGCGTCGCCGTGCCTTTTAATCAAATTTATGGCCTCGGCAGCCGCGACGGCGTGGTGTTGTCCCCACTGTTAACCCGCGATGCCGTATTGCAAACCCTGTCCGCCGCCAAAGGAAATTCACAATGA
- the bdbD gene encoding Thiol-disulfide oxidoreductase D, whose translation MKKLMILLMLIATPVWAAAPFTPEQEVRIKELIRETLVSNPDILAQAVDAWQQQTAGQQISQAIKQNAKALYEDPASPRLGAANAKLTLVTFTDYNCPYCKRFDPMLEKIVKQYPDVALVVKLLPFKGESSVSSARVALTAWQQHPDQFWALHQRLMAKKGFHDTASIAAAQQKTGVKEVAPSELSMTTLRTNMELAEKLGVQGTPATLIGDQMLPGAVSYEELEAMVKQQLAKVKNG comes from the coding sequence ATGAAAAAATTAATGATTTTACTGATGTTGATCGCCACCCCTGTCTGGGCCGCTGCCCCATTTACTCCGGAACAGGAAGTCCGCATTAAAGAGCTGATCCGCGAAACGCTGGTGTCGAACCCGGATATTCTGGCGCAGGCGGTCGATGCCTGGCAGCAGCAAACCGCCGGCCAGCAAATCAGCCAGGCGATCAAGCAAAACGCCAAAGCCCTGTATGAAGACCCGGCCAGCCCACGTCTGGGGGCGGCCAACGCCAAACTGACGCTGGTGACCTTTACCGATTACAACTGTCCGTACTGCAAGCGTTTTGATCCGATGCTGGAGAAGATCGTCAAACAATATCCGGACGTCGCGTTGGTGGTGAAATTATTGCCGTTCAAAGGCGAAAGCTCGGTCAGTTCGGCACGGGTGGCCTTGACTGCCTGGCAGCAGCATCCGGACCAGTTTTGGGCGTTGCACCAGCGGCTGATGGCGAAAAAAGGTTTCCACGACACCGCCAGCATTGCCGCTGCTCAGCAGAAAACCGGAGTGAAAGAAGTGGCACCCAGTGAGCTGAGCATGACCACGCTGCGCACCAACATGGAGCTGGCAGAAAAATTGGGCGTGCAGGGGACGCCGGCAACGCTGATCGGCGATCAGATGTTGCCGGGGGCAGTGTCTTACGAGGAGCTGGAGGCGATGGTGAAACAGCAATTGGCGAAGGTCAAAAATGGCTAG
- the stoA gene encoding Stage IV sporulation protein H, with protein MARLRRWARELLILLLIVLVAAFGMDWLRAPQAPPAFDSQLLTTLSGEQVSLAQLSQDKPLLVYFWASWCGVCRFTTPYVARLVGEGDNVLTVALRSGDDAQVERWLAGKRMTLPVVNDPRGELSAQWQIGVTPTLVIISKGQVVQSTTGWTSYWGMKLRLWWAGL; from the coding sequence ATGGCTAGGCTGCGGCGTTGGGCGCGGGAGCTGCTGATCCTGCTGTTGATTGTCCTGGTGGCGGCGTTCGGCATGGACTGGCTGCGTGCACCGCAGGCTCCGCCAGCCTTCGATTCGCAGCTCCTGACGACGCTGAGTGGTGAGCAGGTGTCACTGGCACAGCTCAGTCAGGATAAACCCTTGCTGGTTTATTTCTGGGCCAGCTGGTGCGGTGTTTGCCGCTTCACCACGCCCTATGTTGCCAGACTGGTCGGCGAGGGGGACAACGTGCTGACCGTAGCGCTGCGCTCCGGTGACGATGCTCAGGTGGAGAGGTGGCTGGCAGGTAAGAGGATGACCTTGCCGGTGGTTAACGACCCGCGTGGCGAACTGTCGGCGCAGTGGCAAATCGGCGTTACCCCGACGCTGGTGATTATCTCCAAAGGCCAGGTGGTGCAGAGCACCACCGGCTGGACCAGCTATTGGGGCATGAAGCTGCGGCTGTGGTGGGCCGGGCTGTAA
- the lysN_2 gene encoding 2-aminoadipate transaminase → MSEARRRRLLALAQHAGVVILEDDFVGDLRYNGKQLPSLRALAQPGAVIYVSTFSKMLLPSMRIGYLVADSEHYQRIARLKHVDSFTSSNLIQRALDAFVTIGRYDKQLRRAGRVYRQHRDVMVAALQQQLPPGCRFETPEGGLFIWLTLPAAVSTEALMPVAWRQGVTFARGECFYAEEQRGAHGLRLNFAANTPPLIEEGIARLCRAISQVIDSE, encoded by the coding sequence ATGAGTGAAGCCCGGCGGCGTCGCCTGTTGGCACTGGCTCAGCATGCCGGGGTGGTGATCCTCGAGGACGATTTTGTCGGCGATTTGCGCTACAACGGCAAGCAATTGCCCTCGCTGCGGGCGCTTGCGCAGCCGGGGGCGGTGATTTATGTCAGCACATTTTCCAAAATGCTGTTGCCCAGCATGCGCATCGGCTATCTGGTGGCGGACAGCGAACACTATCAACGCATCGCCCGATTGAAACACGTCGACAGTTTTACCAGTTCCAATCTGATCCAGCGCGCGCTGGACGCCTTCGTCACCATCGGGCGCTACGACAAGCAACTGCGGCGTGCCGGACGAGTCTATCGCCAGCACCGGGATGTGATGGTCGCCGCATTACAGCAGCAACTGCCGCCAGGCTGCCGGTTTGAAACGCCGGAGGGCGGGTTGTTTATCTGGCTGACGCTGCCCGCCGCCGTTAGCACCGAAGCACTGATGCCGGTGGCCTGGCGACAAGGCGTGACTTTTGCACGCGGAGAGTGTTTTTATGCCGAGGAACAGCGTGGCGCGCACGGCCTGCGATTGAATTTCGCCGCCAACACGCCGCCGCTGATTGAAGAAGGTATCGCCCGGCTGTGCCGGGCGATTAGTCAGGTGATAGATTCAGAATAA
- the ydcR_2 gene encoding Uncharacterized HTH-type transcriptional regulator ydcR has protein sequence MHIPLDRQQDVPLYLQIEEALRRAILSGVFVDGDKLPSTRQLAGELAVSRLTVDNAYAELAAKGFLRQRRGSGAYVQHPLAQPAQPQPATDVPFPAERFTTLTSRLDGYPDIPLPDSIINFAAGVGSPKVFPQEEFRKILLSVLSRHAEEAFSYGEYCGYYPLRDTLGRILTAQGIPTHAEQLLITNGSQHAISLIVQSLLEPGDTVIVEQPTYAEALGLLRLHRINIVTIPSDRHGMLVDQLPALLEKTPAEADLHHTQFP, from the coding sequence ATGCATATTCCGTTAGACCGTCAGCAGGATGTTCCGCTGTATCTGCAAATTGAGGAGGCGTTGCGGCGGGCAATCCTGAGCGGCGTATTTGTTGATGGTGACAAACTGCCCTCCACGCGCCAGCTTGCCGGCGAATTGGCCGTCAGCCGGTTGACGGTGGACAACGCCTATGCCGAATTGGCAGCCAAAGGCTTTTTACGCCAGCGACGCGGCAGCGGTGCCTATGTCCAGCACCCGCTGGCACAGCCCGCACAGCCACAACCGGCAACCGATGTCCCTTTCCCGGCGGAGCGTTTTACCACCCTGACCTCACGGCTGGATGGTTACCCCGATATCCCGCTGCCGGACAGCATCATCAACTTTGCTGCCGGTGTCGGCAGTCCGAAAGTTTTCCCACAGGAAGAGTTCCGCAAGATCTTGCTGTCGGTGCTCAGCCGCCATGCGGAAGAGGCTTTCAGCTATGGCGAATACTGTGGCTACTACCCGCTGCGCGATACGCTGGGAAGGATCCTCACCGCGCAGGGCATTCCAACCCATGCGGAACAATTACTGATCACCAACGGTTCACAACACGCCATCAGCCTGATTGTGCAAAGCCTGCTGGAGCCGGGCGATACGGTGATCGTCGAACAGCCGACCTACGCCGAAGCCCTGGGGCTACTGCGCCTGCACCGCATCAATATCGTCACCATTCCCAGCGATCGGCACGGCATGCTGGTTGACCAACTGCCCGCCCTGCTGGAAAAAACACCGGCCGAAGCTGATTTACACCATACCCAATTTCCATAA
- the rhtA_2 gene encoding Inner membrane transporter rhtA, with protein sequence MSLPSGVSVRPVFPGARILQGSSQGYVIAIISAMLLAFTAIIIRVLTQYYHLPTFVLAFWRAALVALVLLPALLLFKPEWARLRRSQIPFYACYGLLLAVFNSLWTLSVALNGASVATILTYCSVGFTVFLGWMIYSERLNLRQLVVIVVSLGGCFLVSNGDSMGNSHFNLLGLLVGMLSGIGYTLYTLGGRVATERHYPVWNTILYVFGFSAVYQWLFNIALTLYPLAAFHGMTGSLWFLSEGVQGIEWRGWLLLLTLAAGPTLLGFGLYNISLKTLPLAVANLILSLELVFTAVIAYFLLGENMNSLQLLGSALVMGGVLMLKNKTAEA encoded by the coding sequence ATGTCATTACCATCGGGTGTTTCAGTCAGGCCGGTTTTCCCCGGCGCGCGCATTTTACAGGGCAGCAGTCAGGGTTATGTGATTGCCATTATCAGCGCCATGTTGCTGGCCTTTACCGCCATTATTATCCGCGTGTTGACGCAGTATTATCACCTGCCGACCTTTGTGCTGGCCTTTTGGCGAGCGGCATTGGTGGCGCTGGTTTTATTACCGGCGTTGTTGCTGTTCAAGCCTGAGTGGGCACGCTTACGGCGTTCCCAGATCCCGTTTTATGCCTGTTATGGTCTGCTGCTGGCGGTATTCAACAGCCTGTGGACGCTGTCGGTGGCGCTGAACGGCGCGTCGGTGGCGACCATCCTGACTTACTGCTCGGTGGGTTTTACCGTCTTCCTCGGCTGGATGATCTACAGCGAACGCCTGAACCTGCGCCAGTTGGTGGTGATTGTGGTCAGCCTGGGCGGCTGTTTTCTGGTCAGCAACGGTGACAGCATGGGCAACAGCCATTTCAACCTGCTGGGGTTGTTGGTCGGTATGCTGTCCGGCATCGGTTATACCCTCTACACGCTGGGCGGACGGGTGGCGACTGAACGCCATTATCCGGTGTGGAATACCATTTTGTACGTGTTCGGTTTTTCCGCCGTCTATCAGTGGCTGTTCAACATTGCGCTGACGTTATACCCGCTGGCGGCATTCCACGGCATGACCGGTTCTTTGTGGTTCCTTTCCGAGGGCGTTCAGGGCATCGAGTGGCGCGGTTGGTTGTTGCTGTTGACGCTGGCCGCAGGCCCGACGCTGTTGGGGTTTGGTTTGTACAACATCAGCCTGAAAACCCTGCCGCTGGCGGTAGCGAACCTGATTTTGTCGCTGGAGTTGGTGTTCACGGCGGTGATCGCCTATTTCCTGCTGGGGGAAAACATGAACTCGTTACAACTGCTCGGCAGCGCCCTGGTGATGGGCGGGGTGCTGATGTTGAAAAACAAGACGGCCGAGGCCTGA
- the cat gene encoding Chloramphenicol acetyltransferase produces the protein MTEKHWSKTELLHQTVTNPNIIVKGTHSYYSDYLDDGFERSVVRYLHGDEVSQQWQPLGAIDQLLIGDYVCIAAEAVILMGGNHTHRADWFCLYPMMESILASYQPRGDTRLGDGCWIGMRAMLMPGVSIGEGAIVAAGSIVTKDVEPYTIVGGNPARPIKLRFSPQTIARLLALRIYDLSAEDFARVQPLLADDDIAALERAIAEIKR, from the coding sequence ATGACTGAAAAACACTGGTCAAAAACAGAACTGCTGCACCAAACGGTGACCAACCCCAATATTATCGTCAAAGGGACCCACAGCTATTACAGCGACTACCTGGATGACGGCTTTGAACGCTCCGTGGTGCGTTATTTGCACGGGGACGAGGTCAGCCAACAGTGGCAGCCGCTAGGGGCGATAGACCAATTGCTGATCGGCGATTATGTCTGCATTGCCGCCGAGGCCGTGATCCTGATGGGGGGGAATCATACTCACCGTGCCGATTGGTTCTGCCTGTATCCGATGATGGAAAGCATTCTGGCTTCCTATCAGCCGAGGGGCGATACCCGGTTGGGCGACGGCTGTTGGATCGGGATGCGGGCGATGCTGATGCCGGGTGTGAGCATTGGGGAAGGGGCGATAGTGGCTGCAGGCAGTATTGTGACCAAGGATGTTGAACCTTACACCATCGTGGGCGGCAATCCGGCACGGCCAATCAAGCTGCGGTTTAGCCCGCAGACCATCGCCCGGTTATTGGCTTTGCGTATTTATGATTTGTCGGCGGAAGATTTTGCCCGCGTGCAGCCCTTGCTGGCCGATGATGATATTGCGGCCCTGGAACGGGCGATAGCTGAAATTAAGCGTTAA
- a CDS encoding Tripartite tricarboxylate transporter TctA family codes for MYLSQGFEVALVPQNLIIALIGCFVGTIVGLLPGLGPINGVAILLPLAFALKLPAESALILLATVYIGCEYGGRISSILLNVPGDAAAIMTALDGYPMAQQGRAGVALSISAVSSFVGSMIAIGGIILFAPLLARWSLAFGPAEYFALMVFAIACLGSMMSQNPLKSLLAALIGLGLATVGVDANTGVYRFTFDSVHLSDGVQFIVVVIGLFSVSEILLMLESTSTGQKLVRKTGRLLFNRKEAAECVGPTLRSSVIGFFVGILPGAGATIASALTYMTEKKISGNSDTFGKGDIRGVAAPEAANNASACGSFIPMLTLGVPGSGTTAVMMGALTLYNITPGPAMFTEQPDIVWGLIAALLIANVILLIMNLPLVGLFTRMLTIPLWFLVPAIAAVSAVGVYAVHSTTFDLLLMVGLGVFGYILRKMHFPMSPLILGFVLGEMLEQNLRRALSISNGQFGILWSSSIAQTLLVLAVAVLVLPLVLRIVRKRRQTVEAAKAE; via the coding sequence ATGTATTTGTCTCAAGGGTTCGAAGTGGCATTGGTGCCACAGAACCTGATTATCGCCCTGATCGGCTGCTTCGTTGGCACCATTGTCGGCCTGCTGCCGGGGTTGGGGCCGATCAACGGCGTGGCTATTTTGCTGCCATTGGCGTTCGCTCTCAAACTGCCGGCCGAGTCCGCGTTGATCCTGCTGGCGACGGTGTATATCGGCTGCGAATACGGCGGTCGTATCTCCTCGATCCTGCTCAACGTGCCGGGTGACGCGGCGGCGATCATGACGGCCCTGGACGGCTATCCGATGGCGCAACAGGGGCGTGCCGGTGTGGCACTGTCGATCTCGGCGGTCAGCTCTTTCGTCGGTTCAATGATCGCCATCGGCGGCATTATCCTGTTCGCCCCGCTGCTGGCACGCTGGTCGCTGGCGTTCGGCCCGGCGGAATATTTTGCCCTGATGGTGTTCGCCATCGCCTGCCTGGGCAGCATGATGAGCCAGAACCCGCTGAAGTCGCTGCTGGCGGCGCTGATTGGCCTGGGGCTGGCGACGGTCGGGGTCGATGCCAACACCGGCGTTTATCGCTTCACCTTCGACAGCGTTCATCTCTCCGACGGCGTGCAGTTTATCGTGGTGGTGATCGGCCTGTTCTCGGTCAGTGAAATTTTGTTGATGCTGGAAAGTACCAGTACCGGGCAGAAGCTGGTGCGCAAAACCGGTCGCTTACTGTTTAATCGCAAAGAGGCTGCCGAATGCGTTGGCCCCACGCTGCGCTCTTCGGTGATCGGTTTCTTCGTCGGCATTTTGCCGGGCGCGGGTGCCACCATCGCCAGTGCGCTCACCTATATGACCGAAAAGAAAATCAGCGGCAACAGCGACACCTTCGGTAAAGGGGATATTCGCGGCGTGGCGGCTCCTGAGGCGGCCAATAACGCTTCGGCCTGCGGCTCGTTCATTCCGATGCTGACGCTGGGCGTGCCGGGTTCCGGTACCACGGCAGTGATGATGGGCGCACTGACGCTGTACAACATCACACCTGGCCCGGCGATGTTCACCGAACAGCCGGATATTGTCTGGGGGCTGATCGCCGCACTGCTGATTGCCAACGTCATTTTGTTGATTATGAACCTGCCGTTGGTTGGTCTGTTCACCCGCATGCTGACCATTCCGCTGTGGTTCCTGGTACCGGCGATTGCCGCAGTGTCGGCGGTCGGTGTTTATGCGGTGCACAGCACCACCTTTGACCTGCTGTTGATGGTCGGACTAGGGGTGTTTGGCTACATCCTGAGGAAAATGCACTTCCCGATGTCGCCGTTGATCCTGGGCTTCGTGTTGGGAGAGATGCTGGAGCAGAACCTGCGCCGCGCGCTGTCTATCAGCAACGGACAGTTTGGCATCCTGTGGAGCAGCAGCATCGCGCAAACCTTGCTGGTATTGGCGGTAGCCGTGCTGGTACTGCCGCTGGTGTTGCGCATAGTGCGCAAACGTCGCCAAACGGTGGAAGCGGCCAAGGCCGAATAA
- a CDS encoding Tripartite tricarboxylate transporter TctB family: protein MSDRIFAGFWLLLCIGGLFIGWGIQSEYSYEPLGPRPFPLAILSLMALCAALLLLNKPQVVEWPHNKVMQRLLVLVITLVLYAWGFEWLGFPLATALLTFSIGLLFQASLKAALVSGVVMGVALYYAFDRLLDVTLPLGVWLS, encoded by the coding sequence ATGAGCGATCGCATTTTCGCCGGTTTCTGGCTGCTGCTGTGCATTGGCGGCCTGTTTATCGGCTGGGGTATTCAGAGCGAATACAGCTACGAACCGCTGGGGCCCCGTCCCTTCCCGCTGGCGATTCTCAGCCTGATGGCGCTGTGCGCGGCGTTACTGCTGCTGAACAAGCCGCAGGTGGTTGAATGGCCGCATAACAAGGTGATGCAACGCCTGCTGGTGCTGGTCATTACGCTGGTGCTGTACGCCTGGGGCTTCGAATGGCTGGGCTTCCCGCTGGCAACCGCACTGCTGACCTTCAGCATTGGCCTGCTGTTCCAGGCCAGCCTGAAAGCGGCATTGGTGTCCGGCGTGGTGATGGGCGTGGCGCTGTATTACGCCTTTGACCGCTTACTTGATGTGACACTGCCACTCGGCGTTTGGCTGAGCTAA
- a CDS encoding Tripartite tricarboxylate transporter family receptor encodes MLNLSQGKFGRYNVDDVKWLAAVGTDYGMIAVRADSPYKTLKDLMDAFQKDPNSVVFGAGASIGSQDWMKTALLAREVGVDPHKMRYVAFEGGGEPVTALLGNHIQAVSGDLSEMVPYLQGDKIRVLAVYSEQRLPGQLANVPTAKEQGFNLVWPIIRGFYVGPKVSEEEYQWWLDTFQKMMATDEFKKTARSAWSV; translated from the coding sequence TTGCTGAACCTGTCACAAGGGAAATTCGGCCGCTACAACGTGGACGACGTGAAATGGCTGGCCGCCGTCGGTACCGACTACGGCATGATCGCGGTCCGTGCCGACTCGCCATACAAAACCCTGAAAGACCTGATGGACGCCTTCCAAAAAGATCCGAACAGCGTGGTGTTCGGCGCGGGTGCCTCGATCGGTAGCCAGGACTGGATGAAAACCGCCCTGCTGGCGCGTGAGGTCGGGGTCGATCCTCACAAGATGCGTTACGTGGCATTCGAAGGCGGCGGCGAACCGGTTACCGCATTGCTCGGCAACCACATTCAGGCAGTTTCCGGCGATCTGAGCGAAATGGTGCCTTACCTGCAGGGCGACAAAATTCGCGTGCTGGCGGTGTACTCGGAGCAGCGCCTGCCGGGCCAGTTAGCCAATGTGCCGACCGCCAAAGAGCAAGGCTTCAATCTGGTATGGCCGATTATCCGCGGTTTCTACGTTGGCCCGAAGGTCAGCGAAGAGGAGTACCAGTGGTGGCTCGACACCTTCCAAAAAATGATGGCAACCGACGAGTTCAAAAAAACAGCGCGATCTGCGTGGTCTGTTTGA